The sequence below is a genomic window from Brettanomyces bruxellensis chromosome 9, complete sequence.
gGGGCATTATGGTCAAAAGAATTGCCTTTATACCACCTTGAAGGAGGCTTATTCGTGCAGAGTACATCGATGATGAACTTGAAGACTAAAATTAGTACGGAAACACAATCCCTTTTTTCGCATTTCAGTCTCAGTACtcagaagttgaagaaacaaaaattcaagGAGAGTTTCTCGAGTGGTATTAGGAATATTGTGAAGCCACATCCGAGAATTGATTTCGCAACCCcgcaaattaaaaaaagaagtgcTTCCCATAACCATTTGGTTCAAAAGTTTATTGGATGGGCCAAAGAACGTAAGtagaatttttgaattttgaagACACCCACCAATTAGTAAGTGTTTCAATACagtaatatttatttctatAATCCTACAGGAATCCTGCAAAAGAAACTAATTTATTATACTCAAGTTGATGCTTATTTTAAACAATTTATTACGAAACAAAGAATAAAAGGTATAAtatcatttattatttattgtagttAATTATATTAATCTTAAATTTTCATCCCATTGTCGTATATTTTggctttgctttttcctttggTGGGTTGCTCCGTCTTTTTCTTAGTTCCCGAGCGCTCGACTTGGCCCTTCTCAGTTCTCCTTCCCTCAAAATCTTAGGGATCACTGTAGTATCAACAGAATCGAACTTACCAAACTCCTCCTCTAAAACCTGCTTTGATGCTTCATGTATTTCTCCTTCAGTGCCGTTACCTGTAACCGGTGTATACACAATAAAACTTGATATGACGTCAGAAATGGGAACCGTCTTGTCGCCAGACGCCCATTTCTTGTATGCGTCCACAGAATCCAAAAAGACGGAGAAATCACTCTTTGAGCCACGGTAGAATACTTTAAAAACTTCAGGCATAACCGATTAAAAATGTATCGTTATTTGTAGTTGCGTATATATTGCTCCTCTTAGTTCTGGCCTAGTGTTTTGAAATGcttaaaaatatatttattcaaTTCACAatatttaagaaaaaaagttttatgAAAGACATTTGCAAAGAATACAATAATCGGTGAGCCACGAGCCATTTATATACTACATAAAATGCTTCAAATACTGCCccacaaaataaaaataactgTGTGGTTGTCATGACTCCCGGAAATATTCGGGTAGTCcgatcaaaaaaaagtggttCCCGATGACTGAATGCGTCTTTCTATGGGGTTCTGTGTCTGTTTTGCTGTTATGTGATCTTTTTCCGAAAGAGATGTATTGAAGCGTCATAAACAATTTCTTGTCCAATATTCTTGTATTTCTTATGTTTTTTAAAATTCCCCTTCCCCACAGGtaatttttgaaatgcaACTTTCCCCGCCAATTCGTTTCAATTAGGGTGTGGATGGGTAGAAAAATGCGCGAAGAAAACCAAGGAGCGCCTACtaggggaaaaatatgaatagATGGACAGACAGAGGCTTTACCATGATTCAAAAATGCACAAAACGTACTTCACCGTTTTCAATTCACGCTTGATTTAAGTTCTAGATGCTGCATTATGGGGCGTCTAATGTTAGGTTATATTAGATTTCCGCAGAAGAGCAATATTGTTAGACGACAtggctttcttttctgccAACGGTCgctttcaacattttccgGTAGAACCTTTCTTCATGCTGACGGTATTCCAAAAACACCATTTCTGCTAACTACGAGGATTGCATTCACATGCAGGAAAATGTCATCCCTTCAAACTTGTACAGCAGTAAGGACAATATCCATTGGTAGTTTTGGCAAATTTGCTGGTAGGGCGATAAAGCTTCCTGCCTATATTGGAGGTGGTATTGCCGCCGTTGGATCATATGTTATCTATAAATTGGAGGAAGCCCATGAATACGCATCtacaaaattggaaaaattcAAGTCCTTTGGCCAAAATATAAGGAATATGATAGAAACTGCGTTTGAGGATTCAAATGGTAATGACAATAACGATgagaataatgataataataagcATAGCACCTCATCCGGTGGGCCTGCCGCTGGTGGAGGTGTGGGAATGGTTGCACTAAATACTTCCACATCCTCtgagaatgatgatggtgtTACCtctgatgaagatgataatgatttaAATGAGCAAGATCAGCGATTAGATGATGCCATGGTAAATCTTACTAAACAAATGATAGAAATAAGAAGCCTTTTAATGAGTGTTGATGGGTCAAATATGCTAACGTTGCCATCGATTGTTGTGGTTGGATCTCAGAGCTCTGGAAAATCATCTGTTCTTGAGTCTATTGTCGGCCAGGAATTCCTTCCAAAAGGCTCAAACATGGTTACAAGGCGCCCAATCGAACTCACTCTTGTAAATGATCAGTCACAAGCAGCTGAAGTTGCTGAGTTTCCTGCTCTAAAGATGTATAACCTGACTGATTTCCAGCAAGTGGAAAAGATCTTGCGGGATTTGAATCTGGCCGTTCCGGATGATGAGGCTGTATCCAACGATCCAATTCAGTTGACGATAAAGTCTCCAAATGTTCCTGATCTTTCATTAGTTGATCTTCCGGGATATATACAGATAGAAGCTGCAGATCAGCCCACAAGCTTAAAGGAAAAGATTCGTGAAGTTTGTGATAGGTACCTTGCAGAGCCCAATATTATATTGGCTATAAGCGCCGCAGATGTTGATCTAGCGAATTCTTCTGCATTGCGGGCGGCTAAAAAGGCTGATCCAAAGGGTGAACGAACAATAGGTGTGATTACGAAGCTTGATTTAATATCTCCTGAAGAAGGCAAAGGCCTACTTACAAATCGTCGGTATCCGCTCAGGATGGGTTATGTTGGTGTGATAACTAAAGCGCCTAATGCTGGCTCCATATTTAGAAGGGCAACAGGAGTTCAGGCCTACGTTGCACAgcagaaatttgaaagatcatttttcaaagataaCAGTGGTGTGTTCGCTGATACTAGTATTGGTACACacattttaaagaaaaggtTAATGAGAGTTTTAGAGACATCAATGGCAAGAGCACTAAAGCCAATGCATGATAAAGTTGCTAATGAACTTGAGGAAACCAGTTACCAGTTCAAGGTTGAATTTAATGATCGCGACCTTACTAGTGAAAAATACATGGCACAAACGATTGATAATTTAAAGCTCGCTATTAAAGAATTTAGTGAGAGATTTGGTCGTCCGGAACTGAAGTCTTTACTTCGTTCGGAACTGGATCAGAAGGTCCTCGATCTTTTGGCTCAGAGATATTGGAATAAGTCACCCATTTCAAAGAAACAGGGTGTAAACGATAAAGCACAAAGTATGCACGTCAAATTATCAGAGCCAGCCATCGAAGAGTTATCTGATGCGTCCTCCGATGATAGTTATTGGAGGAGAAAGCTGGAACTTTCTACTGCCAGCTTAACTAAATCTGGAGTTGGTAGAATGTCAACTACATTAGTAAGTGATGCTCTCCTAACTGAAATAAATGTCATGCTTGATAATTCCGAAATTCGTACGCACCCTGGCATTAAAGAAGCTATTCGAGATGCGGCTGTTGCAGTTTTGAGTAAGAAATTCAACTCAACGTCGGATCAGGTTGAGAACTGTATTAAGCCTTATAAGTATGAAATTGACGTGGAGCCGAGAGAGTGGAGTATAAGCCGGAATCATTCTCTTGGATTGATTAGGGAAGAGTTCAAACAgtgtaaaaaaagattccATGACATCAAGAAAACTGTTGGTGGAAATAAACTAAAACAAATTATGACATATCTTGAAAACgaaaagaatgatgttGGAAGGGCTTTATCCGAAGAAAACATTGGTTTTAGTCCGGGTTTGTTACTACGAGGAAAGGAAGCATTGTTTCTCAGAGACAGAGCTTCGCTTCTTTCCATGCGCATGAAGTTTCTTCGTGGTTCTTCTTGTAAATATAAGAACAGTAAGTACAAGTGTCCTGAAGCATTTATGGATGTCGTTGCTGATAAATTGACGCAGACTgctgttttatttttgaatgtGGAGCTTTTGAGTGATTTTTATTACAGCTTTCCACGGGAGCTAGAAGATAAACTTAGTTCCAGTTTAACTAAGGATCAAGTCGATGCATATGCGAAAGAGGATCCAAAGATCAAAAGGCATATTGAATTACAGGAAAGGAAGCAATTATTAGAGCTTGCATTGAACAGAATTGAGGACGTAATGGCATTGAGGAAGCAAATTTCATAACTTGTATTAAGAACATTTCCTGTTGTAAAGATTAATGAAAACTAGATATATGCAACTACTTATTGTAATAAATTCTAGGACCGTGGAAACTTCATGGTCGAAGCAATAGGTATATGTTAAATACTTTCAATCTCGTATTTAAGGTTTATAAGAAGTATGATTAGTCATACATTTTAGTGAATGAATGAATTATTATAAAGAAGTTCATTCTTTAAAAAGCATGGATCGAAGCATagtattttgaaagaagaaaaaaaaaaaatcatttcTACGATTTGAAAGTGTATCCATCACATTGGCGTGAATGCGGCATGCTACTCCTTCTTCTACCATcagttgaaaaagttttttgcTCGCctattttaattattttttttataccTTCAATGGCCTAAGTAAGAAACACAGTCAGTCGTCTTCCTCTTAAACCAAATTTCCATCGTCTCACAACTCACAGACATTCTCCCCTAAAAACGAAAGCAGtaacaaatatatacatattttcttttttatcttaaATCTCCCTGCTATTAATAAAAGTTTAAAAAGGCTGGGAAGATCTACTGCTGAGCATATTCACTCCGTTCAAGta
It includes:
- a CDS encoding uncharacterized protein (BUSCO:EOG09260KUC) — protein: MSSLQTCTAVRTISIGSFGKFAGRAIKLPAYIGGGIAAVGSYVIYKLEEAHEYASTKLEKFKSFGQNIRNMIETAFEDSNGNDNNDENNDNNKHSTSSGGPAAGGGVGMVALNTSTSSENDDGVTSDEDDNDLNEQDQRLDDAMVNLTKQMIEIRSLLMSVDGSNMLTLPSIVVVGSQSSGKSSVLESIVGQEFLPKGSNMVTRRPIELTLVNDQSQAAEVAEFPALKMYNLTDFQQVEKILRDLNLAVPDDEAVSNDPIQLTIKSPNVPDLSLVDLPGYIQIEAADQPTSLKEKIREVCDRYLAEPNIILAISAADVDLANSSALRAAKKADPKGERTIGVITKLDLISPEEGKGLLTNRRYPLRMGYVGVITKAPNAGSIFRRATGVQAYVAQQKFERSFFKDNSGVFADTSIGTHILKKRLMRVLETSMARALKPMHDKVANELEETSYQFKVEFNDRDLTSEKYMAQTIDNLKLAIKEFSERFGRPELKSLLRSELDQKVLDLLAQRYWNKSPISKKQGVNDKAQSMHVKLSEPAIEELSDASSDDSYWRRKLELSTASLTKSGVGRMSTTLVSDALLTEINVMLDNSEIRTHPGIKEAIRDAAVAVLSKKFNSTSDQVENCIKPYKYEIDVEPREWSISRNHSLGLIREEFKQCKKRFHDIKKTVGGNKLKQIMTYLENEKNDVGRALSEENIGFSPGLLLRGKEALFLRDRASLLSMRMKFLRGSSCKYKNSKYKCPEAFMDVVADKLTQTAVLFLNVELLSDFYYSFPRELEDKLSSSLTKDQVDAYAKEDPKIKRHIELQERKQLLELALNRIEDVMALRKQIS